A section of the Lathamus discolor isolate bLatDis1 chromosome 6, bLatDis1.hap1, whole genome shotgun sequence genome encodes:
- the NDUFB1 gene encoding NADH dehydrogenase [ubiquinone] 1 beta subcomplex subunit 1 yields MVNFAQALRDHWVHILVPLGFVVGCYLDRLNDEKLSTFRNKSLLYRRELKPGEETTWK; encoded by the exons ATGGTGAATTTTGCCCAAGCTCTGCGTGATCACTGGGTTCACATCCTTGTTCCCTTAGGATTTGTGGTTGGATGCTATTTGGACAGACTGAATGATGAAAAGCTGTCTACCTTCAGAAACAAGAGCTTATTATATAGAAG AGAGTTGAAGCCTGGTGAAGAAACTACATGGAAATAA